A genomic region of Raphanus sativus cultivar WK10039 chromosome 6, ASM80110v3, whole genome shotgun sequence contains the following coding sequences:
- the LOC108838445 gene encoding mediator of RNA polymerase II transcription subunit 33A: MAAPGRSTVWDGVIELTKKAQEQCVDPHLWASRLSANLKPFVEFPSTELAEVLVSYICWDNNLPILWKFLHRAIALNLVSPLLVLSLLALRVVPNRSTQSAAYRLYLELLKRYVFTIKDHITGSHYHNVMNSVANILRLPELFPLETDRPGLLVVEFVFKMVSLLLDACLTDEGLIELSQDSTSLWLIKSQDMEIDEKTGSDEKLQSLNNIMAIEMIAEFLRDTVISRLLYLVFSNRVSKWHEFVSRVKLLAESSSALRSSKVVNSGDLLELVSNKRFGYSRDSSNEGSLRKSNAIVDFGSLAPFAGLCHGASLSSLWLPLDLVFEDAMDGYQVNPTSAIEIITGLAKTLKGFNGSTWHDTFLGIWIAALRLVQRERDPIEGPIPRLDTRLCMSLCIVPLVVASLIEEGEYEFVMKTLRGDLVTSLQVLGEFPTLLAPPQCVVSAANKAATKAIMFLSGGDVGKSCSDVINMKDMPINCRGNMRHLIVEACIARNILDTSAYSWPGYVNGQNDQIPQSLSSEVPCWSSFVKGAPLNAAMVKALVSVPASSLTEVEKLYEVAVKGSDDEKISAAIVLCGASLTRGWNIQEHTVEYLTRLLSPPVPADYSGDESHLIGYACMLNAIIVGIGSVDSIQIFSLHGMVPQLACSLMPICEVFGSYTPSVSWTLPSGEEISAYSVFSNAFTLLLKLWRFNHPPIEHGVGDVPTVGSQLTLEHLLLVRNSHLVSSETLNKDRNRKRLSEVARSASCQPVFVDSFPKLKLWYRQHQRCIASTLSELTHGSPVHQTVEALLTMMFRKVNSGTSSSSGAASEDIIPRPEFPAWDILKAVPYVVDAALTACSHGRLCTRDLATGLKDLTDFLPASLATIVSYLSAEVSRGVWKQVFMNGIDWPNPAANLSKVEEYIKKILATTGVDIPSLAPAGGSSPATLPLPLAAFVTLTITYKVDKSSERFLNLAGPALECLAAACPWPCMPIVASLWTQKAKRWFEFLVFSASRTVFLHNPDAVVQLLRNCFSATLGLNAAPMSYSVGSLLGHGGIFPVAPGILYLRMYRALRDTVPVTEEILSLLIHSVKDIVQNRLSKELKTVKTGSSYGQSSLATAMTQVKLAASLSASLVWLTGGLGVVHLLIKETIPSWFLSVDQEQEGPSELVAELRGNALAYFVVLCGAFAWGMDWRSAASKRRQGIMGSHLEFLASALDGKISVGCETATWRAYITGLVSLMVSCLPSWVIEIDTEVMKSLSNGLRRWGKDELAVLLLSMGGLKSMDHAAEFIIHSRS, encoded by the exons ATGGCGGCTCCGGGACGGAGTACCGTCTGGGACGGAGTAATCGAGCTGACGAAGAAGGCTCAGGAACAGTGCGTCGACCCTCACCTCTGGGCTTCCCGCTTATCCGCCAACTTGAAACCCTTCGTCGAGTTCCCCTCCACGGAGCTCGCGGAGGTTCTCGTCTCCTACATTTGCTGGGATAACAACCTCCCCATCCTCTGGAAGTTCCTCCACAGAGCTATCGCTTTGAACCTCGTCTCTCCTCTCCTCGTTCTCTCCCTCCTCGCTCTCAG AGTTGTTCCAAACCGGTCTACTCAATCAGCGGCTTATAGACTTTACTTGGAGCTTCTCAAGAGATATGTTTTCACCATTAAAGATCATATTACCGGTTCTCACTACCACAA CGTGATGAACTCAGTAGCAAACATTCTTCGTCTTCCAGAGTTGTTTCCTCTGGAAACAGACAGACCCGGTCTACTTGTTGTAGAGTTCGTCTTTAAGATGGTCTCACTGCTGCTTGATGCATGCTTAACTGATGAAGGTCTAATAGAGCTAAGCCAAGACTCCACTTCTCTGTGGCTAATCAAATCTCAAGATATGGAAATTGACGAGAAGACCGGATCTGACGAGAAGTTACAGAGTTTAAACAACATCATGGCTATCGAGATGATTGCAGAGTTCCTCAGAGATACAGTGATCTCCAGGTTGCTATACTTGGTCTTCTCCAACAG GGTTTCAAAGTGGCATGAATTTGTCAGCAGAGTAAAGTTGCTTGCAGAAAGCTCATCAGCCTTGAGAAGTTCAAAGGTTGTTAACTCTGGGGATCTATTGGAGTTGGTTTCAAATAAACGATTTGGATATTCTCGTGACAGCAGCAACGAGGGTTCTTTACGCAAATCAAATGCAATTGTGGATTTTGGATCTCTTGCTCCTTTTGCTGGCTTATGCCATGGAGCAAGTCTCTCTTCACTCTGGCTTCCTCTTGATCTGGTGTTTGAAGATGCTATGGATGGATATCAAGTTAACCCAACTAGTGCTATTGAAATCATTACCG GTCTAGCTAAAACGCTTAAAGGGTTTAATGGCAGCACTTGGCATGACACCTTCTTGGGTATTTGGATAGCAGCTCTTCGACTTGTTCAAAGG GAAAGGGATCCGATTGAAGGACCTATTCCTCGACTGGACACAAGGCTGTGTATGTCATTATGCATTGTACCTCTTGTAGTGGCCAGCCTTATCGAAGAGGGAGAGTACGAATTCGTCATGAAAACGCTACGAGGTGATCTTGTTACAAGTTTGCAGGTTCTTGGTGAATTCCCTACGTTGCTGGCTCCTCCCCAGTGCGTTGTTTCTGCTGCGAACAAGGCTGCCACGAAGGCAATCATGTTTTTGTCTGGTGGAGATGTTGGCAAGTCATGCTCTGATGTCATAAACATGAAGGACATGCCTATCAACTGCC GTGGAAACATGCGTCACCTGATAGTTGAGGCTTGTATAGCAAGAAACATACTGGATACGTCGGCCTACTCGTGGCCTGGCTATGTTAACGGCCAAAACGACCAAATACCTCAGAGTCTGTCGAGTGAAGTTCCATGCTGGTCGTCATTTGTGAAAGGAGCCCCACTAAATGCTGCTATGGTGAAAGCATTGGTTTCAGTTCCTGCTTCAAG CTTAACGGAGGTGGAGAAACTATATGAGGTCGCAGTCAAAGGATCAGATGACGAGAAGATATCTGCTGCTATTGTGCTTTGTGGGGCATCTCTCACACGGGGTTGGAACATTCAG GAACACACTGTTGAATATCTTACAAGATTATTATCCCCACCCGTTCCAGCAGATTATTCCGGGGATGAAAGTCATCTAATTGGTTATGCCTGCATGCTGAATGCTATTATTGTTGGGATAGGATCTGTTGACAGCATTCAAATCTTCTCTTTGCATGGCATG GTTCCGCAACTTGCTTGCTCACTAATGCCAATCTGTGAAGTGTTTGGATCTTACACCCCGAGTGTATCCTGGACTCTTCCCTCTGGAGAAGAAATCTCAGCATATTCTGTTTTCTCCAATGCGTTCACTCTGCTTTTAAAGCTTTGGAGATTCAATCATCCTCCAATTGAGCACGGTGTAGGAGATGTGCCCACGGTTGGATCCCAACTCACACTCGAACATCTTCTTTTGGTGCGTAACTCTCATCTTGTTTCCTCAGAGACCCTTAACAAAGACCGGAACAGAAAGAGACTTTCGGAAGTTGCAAGGTCAGCATCTTGCCAGCCCGTGTTTGTTGACTCGTTCCCCAAGCTGAAACTCTGGTATAGGCAGCACCAGAGATGCATAGCTTCCACGTTATCAGAACTTACACATGGATCTCCTGTCCACCAGACAGTTGAAGCACTTCTCACCATGATGTTCAGAAAGGTTAATTCTGGCACAAGCAGTTCATCAGGAGCTGCAAGTGAAGACATCATTCCAAGACCTGAGTTTCCTGCTTGGGATATCCTCAAAGCTGTTCCATATGTTGTCGATGCTGCTTTAACAGCTTGTTCTCATGGAAGGCTTTGTACTCGTGACTTAGCAACAG GTCTGAAAGATTTAACAGATTTTCTCCCGGCATCACTAGCAACGATAGTGAGCTACTTGTCGGCTGAGGTGAGCAGAGGTGTTTGGAAGCAAGTATTCATGAACGGCATTGATTGGCCAAATCCGGCTGCAAACCTATCCAAAGTTGAGGAATACATAAAGAAAATTCTCGCAACAACAGGAGTTGATATCCCTAGCCTTGCTCCAG CCGGAGGGAGTTCTCCAGCAACGCTTCCTTTACCTCTAGCCGCTTTCGTCACTCTAACCATTACGTACAAAGTCGACAAATCTTCAGAGCGTTTCCTCAATCTGGCCGGGCCAGCACTCGAGTGCTTGGCTGCAGCCTGCCCTTGGCCTTGCATGCCCATAGTAGCTTCGTTGTGGACCCAAAAGGCGAAACGTTGGTTTgagtttcttgttttttctgCATCTCGCACCGTCTTCCTTCACAACCCAGACGCTGTGGTTCAGCTCCTCAGAAACTGCTTCAGTGCCACTCTCGGGTTAAACGCTGCACCCATGTCATATAGTGTTGGATCTCTTCTTGGCCATGGCGGGATCTTCCCTGTAGCACCGGGGATTCTCTACCTACGCATGTATCGTGCTCTCAGAGACACCGTCCCTGTAACGGAAGAGATTCTCTCTCTCCTGATACATTCTGTGAAGGATATAGTACAGAACAGGCTCTCAAAGGAGCTGAAAACAGTGAAGACCGGATCAAGTTACGGCCAGAGTTCACTAGCAACAGCAATGACTCAAGTCAAGCTTGCTGCTTCGCTTAGCGCCTCATTGGTATGGCTAACCGGCGGCTTAGGTGTGGTCCACCTACTCATCAAAGAGACCATCCCGTCCTGGTTTCTATCGGTTGACCAAGAACAAGAAGGACCATCTGAGCTAGTTGCGGAGCTAAGAGGGAATGCCCTTGCTTACTTTGTGGTCCTATGTGGAGCATTCGCTTGGGGGATGGACTGGAGATCAGCTGCATCGAAACGCCGCCAAGGGATCATGGGAAGCCACTTGGAGTTCCTCGCGAGTGCCTTGGACGGTAAAATATCAGTGGGGTGCGAGACAGCAACTTGGCGAGCTTATATTACCGGTTTGGTGAGTCTAATGGTGAGCTGTTTGCCAAGTTGGGTGATAGAGATCGATACAGAAGTGATGAAGAGTCTGAGCAACGGGCTGAGACGGTGGGGGAAAGATGAGCTAGCGGTTTTACTTCTCTCCATGGGAGGTCTTAAATCAATGGATCATGCCGCTGAGTTTATCATTCATTCGCGTTCCTAG
- the LOC130496956 gene encoding putative F-box/kelch-repeat protein At3g22730, translating into MMISDLPHHLLEEILSRVPATTLRRLRPTCKQWNALLKDQLFTEKNHRKAPKQPLLLMLKEFRICPVSVELDLSVNAPSIEFKDALNLKKGSHSSSQDSDIMEVFHCEGLLLCVTRDNKLLVWNPFLGETKCIHHYKKKSSYALGYKNKESCHRDYKILRYRQSPKREDNVDEFEIYEFSSDSWRFLDGISLDYYIHAFGYVSLQGNSYWVASERTDKDSMFLLGFDFTTERFIRLNLPPVPPTMMLSLVREEQISVLHMKYFPLKMELWVTSNFGTEAALSWSKSFEVDLHVLEERYPFFPTFLLDEDKKVVVCPGPSGWNMKNVVYIIGEDDEYHTEIPYENSTHKSWWPRIFNYIPSLVQIQQRTQTRKRKRRSKLEHAMLVTKKQEKKRRHSIHIETVNVD; encoded by the coding sequence ATGATGATATCCGATCTTCCCCACCACTTACTAGAGGAAATACTCTCTAGGGTTCCGGCGACAACTCTGAGACGGTTGCGACCTACTTGCAAACAATGGAATGCTTTACTCAAAGACCAACTATTCACCGAGAAGAACCACCGTAAAGCTCCAAAGCAGCCTTTACTTCTCATGCTGAAGGAGTTTAGGATTTGTCCAGTCAGCGTTGAGCTCGATCTCAGCGTCAATGCTCCATCTATAGAGTTTAAGGATGCACTTAACCTAAAGAAGGGTTCCCACTCTAGTTCACAAGATTCCGATATAATGGAAGTCTTTCACTGCGAAGGTTTGTTGTTATGCGTTACCAGAGACAATAAGCTCCTAGTTTGGAATCCATTTTTAGGGGAAACAAAATGTATTCATCATTACAAGAAAAAGTCTAGTTATGCTTTAGGATACAAAAACAAGGAATCTTGCCACCGTGACTACAAAATCTTGAGGTATCGGCAGAGTCCCAAGAGAGAAGACAATGTTGATGAGTTTGAGATATATGAATTTAGCTCTGATTCATGGAGGTTTCTTGATGGAATCTCTCTCGACTACTATATACATGCATTTGGATACGTATCTTTGCAAGGAAATTCATATTGGGTTGCTTCAGAGAGAACAGACAAGGATTCTATGTTCTTACTCGGTTTTGATTTCACAACAGAGAGATTTATACGTCTAAATCTTCCTCCAGTTCCGCCGACTATGATGCTATCTCTTGTTAGAGAAGAACAAATCTCAGTGTTACATATGAAATATTTTCCATTAAAAATGGAGCTGTGGGTGACCAGTAACTTTGGTACTGAAGCTGCCTTGTCATGGAGCAAGTCCTTTGAAGTGGATTTACACGTTCTTGAAGAACGTTACCCGTTCTTCCCGACTTTTTTACTCGACGAGGACAAGAAAGTGGTCGTGTGCCCAGGACCAAGTGGTTGGAACATGAAGAACGTGGTCTACATTATTGGAGAGGACGATGAATATCACACAGAAATCCCTTATGAAAATTCTACACATAAATCATGGTGGCCACGTATATTCAATTATATTCCAAGTTTGGTTCAAATCCAGCAACGAACACAGACacggaagagaaagagaagaagtaaACTAGAACATGCGATGCTGGTTACAAAGaaacaagagaagaaaagaagacaCAGTATTCACATTGAGACTGTCAATGTTGACTAA
- the LOC130496911 gene encoding endo-1,3;1,4-beta-D-glucanase-like yields MLGPQCCENPPVLNPLSGSGHVEKLGGLDAYVSGSPDSKKCVLLVSDIYGYEAPNLRALADKVAASGFYVVVPDYFYGDPYDPSHQERPVHVWIKDHGPDKGFEDTKPVLEAIKNKGITAIGAAGMCWGGKVVVELSKQELIQAAVLLHPTYVTVDDIKGVKVPIAILGAEDDFLTPPALVKQFEEILASKPEVSSYVKIFLNVSHGWTTRYDLNDLEAVKAAEEAHKEMLDWFVTYVR; encoded by the exons ATGTTGGGACCTCAGTGCTGCGAAAACCCGCCGGTTCTTAACCCTCTCTCCGGTTCGGGTCATGTAGAGAAGCTAGGTGGCCTCGATGCCTACGTCTCTGGCTCTCCAGATTCCAAGAAGTGCGTCCTCCTCGTCTCCGATATTTATG GGTATGAAGCTCCAAACTTGAG GGCGCTTGCGGACAAGGTTGCAGCTTCAGGATTCTATGTCGTGGTTCCCGATTACTTCTATGGAGATCCTTATGACCCCTCTCATCAGGAGAGACCAGTCCATGTCTGGATCAAAGACCATGGCCCT GATAAGGGGTTTGAAGACACAAAGCCAGTACTTGAAGCCATAAAGAACAAAGGTATCACTGCCATTGGAGCTGCTGGGATGTGCTGGGGTG GAAAAGTGGTTGTGGAATTGTCAAAACAAGAGCTTATCCAAGCAGCTGTTTTGCTTCATCCTACTTATGTCACTGTGGATGATATCAAGG GTGTGAAGGTTCCAATAGCTATACTAGGAGCTGAGGATGATTTTTTGACCCCACCAGCTCTCGTGAAGCAATTTGAAGAGATTCTTGCTTCCAAGCCCGAG GTGAGTAGTTATGTGAAGATTTTCCTGAATGTCTCACACGGTTGGACAACTCGGTACGACCTCAATGACCTAGAGGCTGTTAAAGCTGCAGAAGAAGCTCACAAGGAGATGCTTGATTGGTTTGTGACTTACGTCAGATGA
- the LOC130497018 gene encoding plant UBX domain-containing protein 12-like, producing the protein MAKRLFAVLECQSLLENLSPFVDTKRPRNSPDADAESPPTCLSPNSVIGFPELSEEPRSGSDRTVVCRLCVRLPDGRKVQRNFLRSESVQLLWSFCYSLIGESERRERCFKLIQAVPGDYRSLYYGSETSFGESGLDNSLISVVWV; encoded by the coding sequence ATGGCGAAAAGACTATTCGCGGTGCTCGAGTGCCAATCATTACTAGAGAATCTATCTCCCTTCGTTGATACCAAACGCCCACGAAACTCCCCCGACGCCGACGCCGAGAGTCCACCAACATGTCTATCTCCCAACTCGGTGATCGGATTCCCGGAGCTGTCCGAAGAGCCGAGGAGCGGTTCGGATCGGACCGTTGTTTGCAGGCTGTGCGTTCGGTTACCTGACGGGAGGAAAGTGCAGAGGAACTTCCTCAGATCGGAGTCTGTCCAGCTTCTCTGGTCGTTTTGCTATTCGTTGATTGGTGAATCGGAGAGGAGGGAGAGGTGTTTCAAGCTGATCCAAGCGGTTCCTGGGGATTACAGGAGTCTTTATTACGGATCCGAGACGAGTTTTGGAGAGTCTGGGCTTGATAACTCGTTGATCTCTGTGGTTTGGGTGTGA
- the LOC130496128 gene encoding putative F-box/kelch-repeat protein At3g22730 produces MMISDLPHHLLEEILSRVPATTLIRLRPTCKQWNALLKDQIFTEKHHRKAPKQPLFLMLKEFRICPVSVEIDLSVTAPSIEFKDALDLKGSHSSSQQVNIVEVIHCEGLLLCITKYNKLVVWNPFLGETKWIQSSSRHYKKRSSFALGYRTNKSCRDYKILRYWQSYRSKDQVVEFEIYEFRSDSWRFLDGISLDYYIHGSGCVSLQGNTYWVASDRKDEISIFLLSFDFSTERFRRLNLPPVPPTMMLSLVREEQISVLHMKYFPLKMELWVTSNFGTEAALSWSKSFEVDLHVLEERYPFFPTFLLDEDKKVVVCPGPSGWNMKNVVYIIGEDDEYHTEIPYENSTQKSWWPRIFNYIPSFVQIQQRTQTQNTRMKYDFISPEEKKTQ; encoded by the coding sequence ATGATGATATCCGATCTTCCCCACCATTTACTAGAGGAAATACTCTCTAGGGTTCCGGCGACAACTCTGATACGGTTGCGACCTACTTGCAAACAATGGAATGCTTTACTGAAAGACCAAATATTCACCGAAAAGCACCACCGTAAAGCTCCAAAGCAGCCTTTATTTCTCATGTTGAAGGAGTTTAGGATTTGTCCAGTCAGCGTTGAGATCGATCTCAGCGTCACTGCTCCATCTATAGAGTTTAAGGATGCACTTGACCTGAAGGGTTCCCACTCTAGTTCACAACAAGTCAACATAGTGGAAGTAATTCACTGCGAAGGTTTGTTGTTATGCATTACCAAATACAATAAGCTCGTAGTTTGGAATCCATTTTTAGGGGAAACAAAATGGATCCAATCAAGTAGTCGTCATTACAAGAAAAGGTCTAGTTTTGCTCTAGGATACAGAACCAACAAATCTTGCCGTGACTACAAAATCTTGAGGTATTGGCAGAGTTACAGGAGCAAAGACCAAGTTGTGgagtttgaaatatatgaatttagaTCTGATTCATGGAGGTTTCTTGATGGAATCTCGCTCGACTACTATATACATGGAAGTGGATGCGTATCCTTGCAAGGAAACACATATTGGGTTGCTTCAGATCGAAAAGACGAGATTTCTATATTCTTACTCAGTTTTGATTTCTCAACAGAAAGATTTAGACGTTTAAATCTTCCTCCAGTTCCGCCAACTATGATGCTATCTCTTGTTAGAGAAGAACAAATCTCAGTGTTACATATGAAATATTTTCCATTAAAAATGGAGCTGTGGGTGACCAGTAACTTTGGTACTGAAGCTGCCTTGTCATGGAGCAAGTCCTTTGAAGTGGATTTACACGTTCTTGAAGAACGTTACCCGTTCTTCCCGACTTTTTTACTCGACGAGGACAAGAAAGTGGTCGTGTGCCCAGGACCAAGTGGTTGGAACATGAAGAACGTGGTCTACATTATTGGAGAGGACGATGAATATCACACAGAAATCCCTTATGAAAATTCTACACAGAAATCATGGTGGCCACGTATATTCAATTATATTCCAAGTTTTGTTCAAATCCAGCAACGAACACAGACACAAAACACAAGAATGAAATACGATTTCATATCACCAGAAGAAAAGAAGACGCAGTAG